A part of Limibacillus halophilus genomic DNA contains:
- a CDS encoding CDP-alcohol phosphatidyltransferase family protein, with product MLDRILRPWVEPPLQRMARVTARLGVTANAVTLFGFLVGLLAIPTIANELYLIGLFFILANRVLDGLDGAVARIIGPSDLGGFLDIVLDFIFYAAVVFAFGLARPDDALAAAFLILSFVGTGSSFLAYAVFAAKRGMSTEIGGSKSLFYLGGLTEGSETILLFVIFCLFPDSFATVALIFGAACWITSVSRILAAVRTFR from the coding sequence ATGCTGGACAGAATTCTGCGACCTTGGGTCGAGCCACCGTTGCAGCGAATGGCGCGCGTCACCGCCCGACTTGGAGTAACCGCGAACGCTGTGACGCTCTTTGGTTTCCTGGTTGGTCTACTGGCTATCCCTACGATCGCTAACGAACTTTATCTGATTGGGCTGTTCTTCATTCTTGCCAATCGGGTCCTGGACGGCCTGGATGGTGCCGTGGCGCGAATCATCGGACCAAGCGATCTGGGTGGTTTCCTGGATATCGTCCTTGATTTCATCTTCTATGCCGCCGTGGTGTTCGCCTTTGGACTGGCGCGGCCCGACGACGCCCTGGCTGCCGCCTTCCTGATCTTGTCTTTCGTTGGAACCGGCAGTTCTTTTCTTGCCTATGCAGTCTTTGCGGCCAAACGGGGGATGTCCACGGAGATCGGGGGCTCTAAATCACTCTTTTACCTGGGCGGCCTGACAGAGGGCAGCGAGACAATCCTTCTGTTCGTGATCTTCTGTCTGTTTCCTGACAGTTTTGCCACTGTCGCCCTTATCTTCGGGGCAGCCTGCTGGATCACCTCCGTTTCACGCATTTTGGCGGCGGTTCGTACGTTTCGCTAA
- a CDS encoding ABC transporter ATP-binding protein gives MEKSINKAAIEARSVRKIYGAGSERAVVALDDVSLTINDNEFFTLLGPSGCGKTTLLRLIAGFEQPTEGEILLFGEHLEGLPPYQRPVNTVFQQYALFPHMTVAGNIGFGLEMLGEPRSEIDATVARMLALVRMEELANRRTDQLSGGQQQRVALARALAPHPKVLLLDEPLSALDLKLRKEMQIELKRLQSETGITFIFVTHDQEEALTMSDRIAVMSEGRILQVGAPQDIYDHPARRFVADFIGEINILNAELLSSDSGVARVRLPSGKERNASLPDAQMKPGQVNVAVRPEHVTITDNEQDAALNATVRNVVYFGTGTHYHLESAEGDALVVEVQNRHGAQSDYEVGQRLGVAIPDGTLQVLVD, from the coding sequence TTGGAGAAAAGCATAAATAAAGCGGCAATCGAAGCCCGCTCTGTACGAAAAATTTACGGTGCTGGCAGCGAGCGGGCTGTGGTAGCGCTGGATGACGTATCGCTGACGATCAATGACAACGAGTTCTTTACTCTCCTCGGCCCTTCGGGCTGCGGGAAAACGACACTTTTACGCTTGATCGCCGGCTTCGAGCAGCCGACCGAAGGTGAGATTCTTCTGTTTGGCGAACACCTTGAAGGCCTGCCGCCCTATCAGCGGCCGGTCAACACCGTTTTTCAGCAGTACGCGCTGTTCCCCCATATGACCGTGGCCGGGAATATCGGCTTCGGATTGGAGATGCTGGGCGAGCCAAGGAGCGAGATCGACGCAACCGTCGCACGCATGTTGGCCTTGGTGCGCATGGAAGAGCTGGCCAACCGGCGGACCGACCAACTATCCGGCGGACAACAACAGCGCGTAGCCCTGGCGCGCGCATTAGCGCCGCATCCGAAAGTCCTGCTTTTGGATGAACCGCTGTCGGCGCTGGATTTGAAGCTGCGAAAGGAAATGCAGATCGAACTCAAGCGTTTGCAGAGCGAGACCGGCATTACCTTCATTTTCGTCACTCACGATCAGGAAGAAGCGCTCACCATGTCGGACCGCATCGCCGTCATGAGCGAAGGTCGCATCCTGCAGGTTGGCGCACCCCAGGATATCTACGATCACCCGGCGCGCCGTTTCGTCGCCGACTTTATCGGTGAGATCAACATTCTGAACGCCGAACTGCTTTCCAGTGATTCGGGTGTGGCGCGGGTTCGCTTGCCCTCCGGCAAGGAACGCAACGCCAGTTTACCCGACGCCCAGATGAAACCCGGCCAGGTGAACGTTGCCGTCCGACCCGAGCACGTCACCATCACCGACAATGAGCAGGATGCCGCGCTGAACGCCACCGTGCGTAACGTCGTCTACTTCGGCACGGGAACGCACTATCACCTGGAAAGCGCTGAAGGCGATGCACTGGTCGTTGAAGTGCAGAATCGCCACGGTGCACAGTCGGACTATGAAGTTGGTCAGCGCCTTGGTGTTGCGATTCCTGACGGCACCTTACAGGTTCTGGTGGACTGA
- a CDS encoding SPOR domain-containing protein: MSDIPDQIPRFLDIRPSPAEKEWMRGGLKQPGGKLLLFDEEDEPIDPTIVRRCLDQLWVEPWQVGDQKPHSVFLACRLTPLGRRLITDERDLAPGVVGSVSGVSGEPKSAAEREKSSRMLLEALEVMYRRERSGWPELSRVRRPVILGSVLVSLLALFIVTWQTSKIFRSPEPSISSPAADGTPLLSGAQAPPAASPLISDSLDQETLSSPPAVAPLIEPSETDVASPPKEGAADTATEVSLIPLSGIKELDKAADTPDVGGKSMAPMVEPSVQADSSNPIRLAPSTVATEVPATPESTPEAVIADAVTPEPTPEVASLDAAALQQEEAEPQPLIVEKQNGETASVESAGATTAVPAQPTTAVAAPGTFSVSKLKGPLIGESMSKPISVDAVETPTPKVMVEVAVLPVEKPLLPEPVAQTPTPETQAIEPLTEAPPLQPSKPATGAQVAKIEKTEIPATASMAQSGGYKIQFGAFRVKEGAMKFHAQISDSYRTYLDGAGVALEPIGAPDDSGLHMVRSGLIVRRSDAIALCQKIKNGGDDCFVFASKPAR, translated from the coding sequence GTGAGCGATATTCCTGATCAGATACCCCGGTTTCTAGATATTCGGCCGTCTCCGGCGGAGAAAGAATGGATGCGCGGTGGGCTGAAGCAACCCGGCGGCAAGCTGCTTTTGTTCGACGAGGAAGATGAACCTATCGACCCGACCATCGTACGCCGTTGCCTTGATCAGCTGTGGGTTGAGCCCTGGCAGGTTGGCGATCAGAAGCCTCACAGCGTTTTCCTCGCCTGCCGATTGACGCCCTTGGGACGGCGTTTGATAACCGATGAGCGCGACCTGGCGCCCGGCGTGGTCGGATCGGTCAGCGGCGTTTCCGGGGAACCAAAGAGTGCTGCCGAGCGCGAAAAAAGCAGCAGAATGCTGCTTGAAGCTCTGGAGGTTATGTACCGGAGAGAGCGGAGCGGATGGCCGGAGCTTTCCAGAGTGCGCCGGCCGGTTATCCTTGGGTCGGTCCTCGTTTCCCTCCTTGCCCTGTTCATCGTGACTTGGCAAACCTCGAAAATATTCAGGTCACCCGAACCTTCGATATCAAGTCCCGCGGCTGATGGGACACCTCTGCTATCAGGAGCACAAGCCCCGCCGGCTGCTTCGCCGCTGATATCCGACTCGCTTGACCAGGAAACTCTATCATCCCCACCGGCCGTGGCCCCGTTGATTGAGCCGTCGGAAACTGACGTTGCATCGCCCCCCAAAGAGGGTGCCGCTGACACCGCTACAGAGGTTTCCCTGATCCCGCTGTCGGGAATTAAGGAGCTTGATAAGGCGGCCGATACCCCTGACGTTGGCGGGAAATCGATGGCACCAATGGTGGAGCCATCTGTGCAAGCAGATTCATCCAACCCCATCAGGTTAGCGCCGAGCACAGTTGCAACCGAAGTGCCTGCGACACCTGAATCGACCCCAGAGGCCGTAATCGCAGACGCCGTAACCCCAGAGCCCACACCTGAGGTTGCATCTCTTGATGCGGCGGCCCTTCAACAGGAAGAGGCTGAGCCACAGCCGCTTATTGTTGAGAAGCAAAATGGCGAAACTGCTTCAGTGGAAAGCGCCGGGGCGACAACCGCCGTGCCTGCACAGCCGACAACCGCGGTCGCGGCCCCTGGAACCTTTTCGGTCAGCAAGTTGAAAGGGCCGTTGATTGGCGAGTCGATGTCGAAGCCGATCAGCGTGGACGCGGTGGAAACGCCGACGCCAAAGGTTATGGTGGAGGTTGCCGTTTTGCCTGTCGAGAAACCCCTGTTGCCTGAGCCCGTCGCCCAAACCCCCACACCTGAAACGCAAGCGATTGAACCTCTTACCGAAGCGCCGCCCTTGCAACCCAGCAAGCCGGCGACGGGTGCCCAGGTGGCAAAGATCGAGAAGACGGAAATTCCAGCCACAGCAAGCATGGCTCAATCGGGGGGATACAAGATCCAGTTCGGCGCGTTTCGGGTCAAAGAGGGCGCGATGAAGTTCCATGCGCAGATTTCCGATAGCTACCGCACTTATCTTGATGGTGCTGGTGTCGCTCTAGAGCCGATAGGTGCGCCCGACGACAGTGGGTTACATATGGTGCGTAGCGGTCTGATTGTTCGTCGTTCGGATGCAATTGCGTTGTGCCAGAAGATCAAGAACGGCGGTGACGACTGCTTTGTCTTCGCCTCCAAGCCCGCACGCTAG
- a CDS encoding ABC transporter substrate-binding protein, translated as MDDLNRLKDLLRSGRIARRDFLRQASALGVTTALGTALTAGLVTASGALPAHAATPRKGGHMRFGMGHGDTSDSLDPAHVNNGFTVVMHYTISNTLTEVDAAGRLLPKLAESWEASADASQWRFKLRSGLTFHDGRPVTPADVVAAINHHRGPDSTSTAKPIVEPITSVKAEGPLEVVVTLAAGDADFPFKLSSFNFPIYPANADGTLDWLSGNGCGPYKLKKFEPGIRADFERNPAYWQAGDRAHFDSCELLAIVDVTARQNALISGEVDAIDRIDLKTADRLAALSNVEVREVEGKTHYTFPMRTDTAPFDDINVRMALKHALDRQALLDTILYGHGTIGNDHPISPAYGFHASDIPQTDYDPDKAKHYLKQAGLSSLEINLSGADAAFAGAVDACVLYQEHAAKAGINIEVVREPSDGYWSNVWMQKPWSACYWYGTPTADGIFTQAYSAGAAWNDSYWNNPRFNELLVAARAELDNARRMEMYREMQLLVHSDGGVVIPLFANDVFAVSDKVGHGDLANNLEVDGRMFFERWWFNKS; from the coding sequence ATGGACGACTTGAACCGACTCAAAGACCTGCTGCGTAGCGGTAGGATCGCGCGGCGTGATTTCCTGCGCCAAGCAAGCGCCCTCGGCGTGACGACGGCCCTCGGAACGGCTCTAACGGCCGGCTTGGTCACAGCATCGGGTGCCCTGCCCGCGCACGCCGCGACACCCCGCAAAGGCGGCCATATGCGCTTCGGCATGGGGCACGGCGATACGTCGGATTCCCTGGATCCGGCGCACGTCAACAACGGATTCACCGTTGTCATGCACTATACAATCTCCAACACGCTTACCGAGGTGGACGCGGCTGGCCGCCTGCTGCCGAAGCTTGCTGAAAGTTGGGAAGCTTCGGCGGATGCCTCGCAATGGCGGTTCAAGCTGCGCAGCGGACTAACATTCCATGACGGCCGACCGGTGACGCCAGCAGACGTGGTCGCCGCCATCAACCATCATCGCGGTCCTGATTCCACCTCGACCGCAAAGCCCATCGTCGAGCCAATCACCAGCGTCAAGGCGGAGGGTCCACTGGAAGTCGTCGTGACCTTGGCCGCTGGAGACGCGGACTTCCCCTTCAAACTCAGCAGCTTCAACTTCCCGATCTATCCCGCCAACGCAGACGGTACCTTGGATTGGCTGTCAGGAAACGGCTGCGGTCCCTACAAGCTCAAAAAGTTCGAGCCCGGCATTCGCGCGGATTTCGAGCGCAATCCCGCATATTGGCAGGCCGGTGATCGCGCGCATTTCGATAGCTGCGAGCTCTTGGCCATCGTAGATGTAACCGCCCGGCAGAATGCTTTGATCAGCGGCGAAGTTGATGCGATTGACCGCATCGACCTGAAGACGGCGGACCGCTTGGCCGCGTTGAGCAATGTGGAAGTGCGCGAAGTTGAGGGAAAGACCCATTATACCTTTCCTATGCGAACCGATACCGCACCCTTCGATGACATCAACGTCCGCATGGCCCTGAAACACGCATTGGACCGGCAAGCACTGCTGGACACCATCCTTTATGGACACGGCACGATCGGCAACGATCACCCGATTAGCCCGGCCTATGGCTTCCATGCGAGCGATATCCCACAAACCGACTACGACCCCGACAAGGCGAAGCATTACCTCAAGCAAGCCGGGCTATCGTCACTCGAAATCAACCTCAGCGGCGCGGACGCTGCCTTCGCCGGTGCCGTCGACGCCTGTGTCTTGTACCAGGAGCACGCCGCCAAGGCGGGCATCAACATCGAGGTGGTCCGCGAGCCGTCGGACGGCTACTGGTCCAACGTCTGGATGCAAAAGCCCTGGTCCGCCTGCTACTGGTATGGAACGCCGACCGCCGACGGCATCTTCACCCAAGCCTACTCCGCGGGAGCGGCCTGGAACGATTCCTACTGGAACAACCCGCGCTTCAATGAGTTACTGGTGGCTGCCCGGGCCGAACTGGACAACGCCCGCCGCATGGAGATGTACCGAGAAATGCAACTCCTTGTTCACAGCGACGGCGGGGTTGTTATACCTTTGTTCGCCAACGACGTCTTCGCCGTTTCGGATAAGGTCGGGCACGGCGATCTTGCCAACAACCTAGAGGTCGACGGCCGGATGTTCTTCGAGAGGTGGTGGTTCAACAAGAGTTGA
- a CDS encoding ABC transporter permease: MAKPVDTTESRAARSPQSAAARQRLEKTTADLLRRSRNTRLMLLTPAIATILLFGITPLFIILVYSFLEPGSYGGVTWNFSLEAYIQFLFERDIFDDTLVFHTSYLQIYGRSVGLALIATLGTLVIGFPTAYFIATKPREQRNFWLFLVTLPFWTNLLIRTYAMLLIIRDEGVINHGLQGVGLIEQPINILYTDFAVCMGLIYSYLPFMVLPLYASLEKLDFRLVEAAYDLYANRFMVLRRIIIPMAKPGIIAGCILVFIPGLGAYITPELLGGGKKLMIGNLIAIQFGSSRNWPFGSAAALILMTIVMVALLIYMKNAKQGQGAGGHG, from the coding sequence ATGGCCAAGCCCGTCGACACCACCGAAAGCCGTGCGGCCAGATCGCCGCAAAGCGCGGCGGCACGGCAACGGCTGGAGAAGACGACCGCCGATCTGCTGCGGCGCAGCCGCAACACCCGGCTTATGCTCCTGACTCCTGCGATTGCTACAATCCTGTTGTTCGGCATCACCCCCTTGTTCATCATCCTCGTCTATTCGTTCCTGGAGCCGGGGTCCTATGGAGGTGTCACCTGGAATTTCTCGCTTGAGGCCTATATCCAGTTTCTTTTTGAGCGGGATATTTTCGACGACACCCTGGTCTTTCACACCTCATACCTGCAGATCTACGGTCGTTCTGTAGGACTGGCGCTGATTGCCACGCTGGGCACTCTGGTGATCGGGTTTCCCACCGCTTACTTTATTGCGACGAAGCCTCGCGAGCAGCGCAATTTCTGGCTTTTCCTGGTGACGCTGCCCTTCTGGACCAATCTGCTGATTCGCACCTATGCAATGCTGCTGATCATTCGCGACGAAGGGGTCATCAATCATGGGCTGCAAGGCGTCGGCTTGATCGAGCAGCCGATCAACATCCTCTACACCGATTTCGCGGTCTGCATGGGGCTGATCTACAGCTACCTGCCCTTCATGGTCCTGCCGCTCTACGCCAGCCTGGAGAAATTGGATTTTCGTTTGGTCGAAGCGGCTTACGATCTTTATGCCAATCGCTTCATGGTGCTGCGCCGGATCATCATTCCAATGGCCAAACCCGGTATCATCGCCGGATGCATCCTGGTGTTCATACCCGGCTTGGGTGCCTACATCACGCCCGAGCTGCTGGGCGGCGGCAAGAAGCTGATGATTGGCAACTTGATCGCCATTCAGTTCGGCTCTTCGCGCAACTGGCCCTTCGGTTCCGCGGCGGCCCTGATCCTCATGACCATCGTCATGGTGGCCTTGTTGATCTACATGAAGAACGCGAAGCAGGGGCAGGGGGCCGGCGGACATGGCTGA
- a CDS encoding TetR family transcriptional regulator C-terminal domain-containing protein → MVQQELIHNRVITLEVGTEVKKPVARTATLRPRTHPEINEFRRRALIEGTIRSLAEHGVGGTTVRTICEAAGSSRGLIGHYYNSKEDLLAAAFQHLFNTISEQVHEAVSRSGPSAVARLKTVPSALLTPPVFTELNRHAFLSFWHEVRFNTSVRKANRQLYRDYIDRVETLFEDAAQEAHVQIDYRRAALALIGLMDGLWLGLSIHDKVISQKQAIDICHQYINQQLTPPQSPASS, encoded by the coding sequence GTGGTTCAACAAGAGTTGATCCACAACCGCGTCATAACCTTGGAGGTCGGGACAGAGGTGAAAAAACCCGTAGCGCGTACCGCGACACTGCGACCGCGCACCCACCCGGAAATAAACGAGTTCCGTCGTCGCGCCCTGATCGAAGGGACCATTCGCTCACTTGCGGAGCATGGCGTCGGCGGCACCACCGTTCGGACGATCTGCGAGGCCGCGGGAAGCTCCCGCGGCCTGATCGGCCACTACTACAACAGCAAAGAGGATCTGCTCGCGGCCGCCTTCCAGCATCTTTTCAACACTATCAGCGAACAGGTACACGAAGCCGTCTCACGCAGCGGTCCCTCGGCAGTCGCGCGTCTGAAAACCGTCCCTTCAGCGCTGCTCACACCACCGGTTTTCACGGAGTTGAACCGGCATGCTTTCCTCAGTTTCTGGCATGAAGTGCGCTTCAACACATCCGTGCGCAAAGCAAACCGGCAACTGTACCGCGACTATATCGACCGCGTCGAAACGCTGTTCGAGGATGCTGCGCAGGAAGCCCACGTACAAATTGATTATCGACGCGCCGCCTTGGCACTGATTGGGCTGATGGACGGTTTGTGGCTGGGATTGTCGATCCACGACAAGGTGATTTCTCAAAAACAGGCCATTGATATTTGCCACCAGTATATCAACCAACAACTCACACCGCCTCAATCTCCCGCATCGTCTTGA
- a CDS encoding HalD/BesD family halogenase, protein MRGDFTQPQKVINLDAYPLDQRDSPTRRAVIDRCRRELEAQQYCVLPNFILSTARQRAVEDALERQEQAHHISSRRNCYLQRQPDPALPADHPRNIFMEASSRMIAYDHLPDDSPLKTLYHWDETRAFIAEIVGVKELFDNEDPYQPVNTLCFHDGDRSSWHFDSCNAFTVTLMLQAPEGGGDFEIVPNARSDDDQNHAYVASFLQGKRSGDAIRVSREPGALCIFRGCNSLHRVSPVSGNTRRLMGVFVYENEPGVIGDPEVNETVYGARVTAGPAAS, encoded by the coding sequence ATGCGCGGCGATTTCACTCAACCCCAGAAGGTCATTAATCTTGACGCCTATCCGCTGGACCAGCGGGACAGCCCGACAAGACGCGCAGTGATCGATCGATGCCGGCGCGAATTGGAGGCGCAGCAGTACTGTGTTCTGCCGAACTTCATTCTTTCGACAGCCCGCCAGCGAGCGGTCGAGGATGCCCTGGAGCGCCAGGAGCAGGCACACCATATCAGTTCGCGCCGCAACTGCTACTTGCAGCGCCAACCGGACCCTGCCCTGCCCGCGGACCATCCCCGCAACATTTTCATGGAGGCCAGTTCGCGAATGATCGCCTACGATCATCTGCCGGACGATTCACCTCTGAAAACCTTGTACCATTGGGATGAAACCCGCGCTTTCATTGCGGAAATCGTTGGGGTCAAGGAGCTGTTCGATAACGAGGATCCCTACCAGCCGGTCAACACGCTTTGCTTTCATGACGGTGATCGTTCGTCCTGGCACTTCGATTCCTGCAATGCTTTTACAGTCACCTTGATGTTGCAGGCACCCGAGGGTGGTGGTGACTTCGAGATCGTCCCGAACGCGCGAAGCGATGATGACCAGAATCACGCCTATGTCGCCAGCTTCCTTCAGGGGAAGCGGTCGGGGGACGCTATCCGGGTTTCCCGTGAGCCGGGCGCTCTATGTATATTTCGGGGCTGCAATTCGTTGCACCGCGTATCGCCTGTATCTGGGAACACGCGCCGCTTGATGGGTGTTTTCGTTTACGAGAATGAACCAGGGGTCATTGGCGACCCAGAGGTCAACGAGACGGTCTATGGTGCGCGTGTTACCGCGGGCCCTGCGGCCTCATGA
- a CDS encoding helix-turn-helix transcriptional regulator — protein sequence MKGSEDSPEEWAAQAIDALGTAAFMETGINYLRALAPFVGAFAVALDGSRRPAHLYDNVRAHRRVEVVDQYLEGAYLLDPFYDAYRSGMSDAVLHLNEIAPDRFQQTAYYRRYYKAIGLKDEVGFLIDLPDRRTFFLSIGRRAEEPRFTRRQLDAFRGGFPIFAALVRRHFLAGRPYHPAEESGVANELESEALLGVDLAIDAFGREDLTAREMEIAGLILKGHSSKSIARLTDISPGTVKLHRKSIYRKLGITSQSELFASFLQTLG from the coding sequence TTGAAGGGCAGCGAGGATAGTCCGGAAGAGTGGGCAGCGCAGGCAATCGATGCGTTGGGCACCGCGGCCTTCATGGAAACCGGTATTAACTATCTGCGCGCACTGGCGCCCTTCGTAGGCGCCTTTGCTGTGGCGCTCGACGGATCACGGCGACCGGCGCACCTTTACGATAACGTTCGCGCCCACCGTCGGGTGGAAGTCGTCGACCAATACCTTGAAGGCGCCTACCTTCTGGATCCCTTTTATGATGCCTATCGCTCTGGAATGAGTGACGCCGTCCTCCACCTCAACGAGATCGCTCCCGATCGTTTCCAGCAAACCGCTTACTATCGGCGCTATTACAAGGCGATTGGGTTGAAGGATGAAGTAGGCTTCTTGATCGACCTCCCGGACCGTCGCACCTTTTTTCTGTCTATTGGGCGCCGCGCCGAAGAGCCACGCTTCACGCGACGGCAACTCGACGCCTTTCGGGGCGGCTTTCCGATCTTTGCGGCATTGGTGCGCAGGCACTTCCTGGCTGGGCGCCCCTATCACCCCGCGGAAGAGTCAGGCGTAGCGAACGAGCTGGAATCCGAAGCTCTTCTGGGTGTCGATCTGGCTATCGATGCTTTCGGACGCGAAGACCTGACGGCCCGCGAGATGGAGATCGCCGGGCTCATCTTGAAAGGGCATTCCAGTAAGTCGATTGCACGGCTGACCGATATCAGCCCCGGGACCGTTAAGCTGCACCGCAAAAGCATTTATAGGAAACTCGGGATCACCTCGCAAAGCGAGCTCTTTGCGAGTTTTCTGCAAACCCTGGGCTGA